The following coding sequences lie in one Fusarium poae strain DAOMC 252244 chromosome 1, whole genome shotgun sequence genomic window:
- a CDS encoding hypothetical protein (SECRETED:SignalP(1-22)~MEROPS:MER0033198), which yields MIPPFAFFSLVTLALLLTLVSAVAPIVDVSYSKYRGTDNGNGVTSWLGMRYAAPPIADLRFMPPQDPIRSRQVKNASKFRLKCVGLAARPSLIGKSQSEDCLFINVFAPTDATRKARLPVYVFIQGGGFNGNSKPTVDGTGLIQASGMKMVVVTLNYRVSVFGFLSYGDKVQPNIGLLDQRKALQWVQRYISRFGGNPKHVVLGGNSSGAASVAFHLTMYGGRDDKLFHAASAESISSSPIVTMDEAAYRANSIMTKLGCSNGDAMACMRNKTVYEISAVNKNYLAPGSTKTPVSMWMPVVDGEVVRSGLWDAFNQGKFVKVPTIIGATTNEGIGFSPTVSSQSEATDFWQAEYPKMNSTHVASVNALYSDLTASCNNARCFTKQLKDAYGDMRFMCSGLSFTSAMSLWMPGKTWSYWYDVEDAPGKGVPHCAEMHAIWGTGRASSGTLSSFLNGGINTNTTVVVQGYWSSFIQSFNPNTYRYTNAAIWQAYMEAQKQRMVFTVGGRTILANTTQSVQDRCNFFNSIASLMQQ from the exons ATGATTCCTCCATTCGCCTTCTTTTCGTTAGTGACGTTGGCGCTGCTGCTTACACTAGTCAGTGCTGTGGCTCCCATTGTTGATGTCTCATACAGCAAGTACAGAGGAACAGACAATGGGAACGGAGTCACGAGCTGGCTCGGTATGAGATATGCGGCGCCGCCTATCGCTGACTTGAGGTTCATGCCTCCTCAAGATCCCATAAGGTCGCGACAAGTCAAAAACGCAAGCAAG TTCAGGCTCAAGTGTGTCGGCTTGGCAGCAAGACCGAGTTTGATCGGTAAATCACAATCAGAAGACTGTCTGTTTATCAATGTATTTGCACCCACCGATGCTACCAGAAAGGCCAGGCTTCCAGTATATGTCTTTATTCAAGGAGGCGGATTTAACGGCAACTCAAAGCCTACTGTTGACGGTACTGGACTCATCCAGGCATCTGGCATGAAAATGGTCGTCGTGACACTCAACTATCGAGTGTCTGTCTTTGGCTTCCTGTCCTACGGCGATAAGGTGCAGCCCAACATCGGCCTTCTTGACCAACGAAAGGCATTGCAGTGGGTACAGAGATATATCTCTAGATTTGGAGGAAACCCAAAACATGTCGTCCTGGGCGGTAACTCATCTGGCGCTGCTAGTGTAGCCTTCCACCTGACCATGTATGGTGGTAGGGATGACAAGCTGTTTCATGCTGCTTCGGCTGAGTCCATCTCATCGTCGCCCATTGTTACTATGGATGAAGCTGCCTACAGAGCAAACAGCATCATGACCAAACTGGGCTGCTCCAATGGAGACGCGATGGCATGTATGCGGAACAAAACAGTTTACGAGATATCGGCCGTCAACAAAAACTATCTGGCTCCAGGAAGTACAAAGACTCCTGTGAGTATGTGGATGCCTGTCGTCGATGGAGAGGTGGTGAGGAGTGGGCTTTGGGACGCTTTTAACCAAGGCAAGTTTGTCAAAGTACCTACCATAATCGGTGCGACAACCAACGAGGGCATCGGCTTCTCCCCAACTGTATCGTCTCAATCAGAGGCTACCGATTTCTGGCAGGCCGAGTACCCTAAGATGAACTCGACTCACGTGGCCAGTGTCAATGCCTTGTATTCCGACCTGACTGCCAGTTGCAACAACGCGCGTTGCTTTACAAAACAGTTAAAGGACGCATACGGCGACATGCGGTTTATGTGCTCAGGACTTTCTTTCACAAGCGCAATGTCGTTATGGATGCCTGGCAAAACATGGAGTTATTGGTATGACGTGGAAGATGCTCCAGGAAAGGGTGTTCCTCATTGCGCTGAAATGCATGCTATATGGGGGACTGGAAGAGCAAGTAGCGGAACATTATCAAGCTTTCTCAACGGAGGCATTAACACGAACACTACAGTGGTCGTTCAAGGGTATTGGAGCAGTTTCATACAATCCTTTAACCCGAATACATATCGGTATACAAATGCGGCAATATGGCAGGCATACATGGAGGCCCAAAAGCAACGAATGGTTTTTACAGTTGGAGGCAGGACAATATTGGCAAATACTACACAGAGTGTACAAGATCGAtgtaatttttttaattcaATTGCAAGCTTAATGCAGCagtaa